AGTTAGAGCTGAGGGCACCGACCTCACACGAGCCTGAGGGGGCCTGCACGTTCTGTAGTCTCTACCCTCCCAGAGTTCACAGCATTACCAGTGATGaggtagtcctaatgagtgggttgtgtaattggccttccaaattaaggaaaaaatggataaaagtataataataataagcaaaacCATGTGTAACCATCTAATCAAATtaaaatttatttctaaagcgctttttacaactgatattgtcacaaagcagctttacagaaattccaaatcaaaatagtaatttagagcatttgtttgcagaaaataagaaaattaagaaatagctgaaataccaaaaagatgcagagcttcagaccttgaataatgcaaagaaaacaagtttatattcataaagttttaagacttcagaaatcaatatttagtggaataaccctggtttttaatcacagttgtcatgcatcttggcatgttctcctccaccagtcttagacattgcttttggataactttttgccactcctggtagaaaaattaaagcagttcaacttggtttgatggcttttaaattaattgttaaaaagtcattatacatccacacaggtctaatatattcaaATGAATAGCAGCACCAACAATGGAAGCATTTAAAGTTTATATACATTTGGATGTAATTGGTAACggagagtgagcaactagtctgaggcaggtgaataaactggatgatgggcagctgatctgtggtgggtaaTGGGAAGGCTTGctttcagaaacttccatcagtctgacCGGACAGGGGGACAGGAGAGCCAGAGGGTTGAACGTCCAATGGTATTGGGCCGAACAGGTGGCTTTCTGCTTGACTAATAGTATTTTGAACATACTAATTCCCAATCCCAATCTCCCCATTACAAAACTGCATGTTTCCTTTTGGTGCAGTTCCCTTTGGTGAAAGTTTAATTTACTGCCATACTGAACTGGGCCCAGTTTACCAAAAGCAttttagcattaagaacatcctTAAACTGGAGAGAAGGAGTGCTCAGTGTAAAGCTCGCTAAACCTTCCAAGAATCATCTTGGTGTTAAGAACTTTTTGGAAACCTGTAAAACCGATACtttgtttatagtttattgcaGATCTTCATACAAATCCTAATCTTTTGGCAACAGTgctgaattaaaaatatttttcttactGTTTCAGCTTGGTGCTGGGGTTAGTCTGCCAGGTGTGGTGGCTGCAAAGTGTGGGGCTCGAGTAATTCTGTCAGACAGTGCTGAGCTTCCTCTCTGCCTTAATAACTGTAAGCGCTCCTGTAAAGTCAACAATCTAGCTGGTGTACCAGTGGTGGGTCTTACCTGGGGACAGGTGACTTCAGAGCTGCTGTCTCTGCCACAAGTGGATGTTATCCTGGGATCAGATGTGTTCTACGAGCCTGAAGGTAAGAAAATATTCCATCGAAGAGCAGTTGGAGTTTTTCTGAAACTAAATATTTTTACTGACACCTTTCTGTCACAGTGATTATATAACTGTCTGATTGAATTTGTGCTTAGCCAGTATTTGAGCTGGCTGCAGTCCATTTTTGTTGAATAAAAAACTGACACATTTATTGATACACATGATGTATCTTGGTAAAAATGGTATCTTGGTATgtccagctgtaagctgttagcTTTTTAAGATGGTCTTTGATTGGCAAGGTGTTCCAAAAGGTAATTTGGTGAAGGCATACCAACTTGTCATAAGCCAACTAGTTAAGATGCCAAGTTTGGTCAAGCTGCACATACTGGTGGATCAGCATGGTCAGGCTGCAtcacactaaataaaacatactCTATGCTGGTAAAGATgtaaactggtcaaccagcttatgAGGGGTTTTCCAGCAGGGTTCTCATTTGGTGCTATAccaaaatcttaaataaataagcaaCTAGAGTAGTTAAatcggttaaaaaaaaaactagaaaatataatattaaagcaGTAAATAAAGTTTACCAAAACTGCCCTCTGTAAACAAAACTATAGTAAAACATTTGcagtacaaaataaaatgtcTCATGAGTGACCCACCACAGCAAAATTTGAACATATTTATTGTCCATTTTACAAAAAATGGcatgatttaatttttttctgcagATTTTGAAGATGTCCTGCTCAGTGTTTCTGTTCTTTTAAAGAGGAACCCCGGTGGTCAGTTCTGGACCACTTACCAGGAGAGAAGGTAATCATTTCTTTGCTTTGTATTTAAGGTATATTAGTTTTTGGTATGTTGGGCAGGGTTTttacagaaagtgtttttttattgaataacATGTCAGCTGATGTTTTATATTGTTCCAGCACTGACTGGTCTATTGAGACTTTGCTGCACAAGTGGAACCTGCAGTGCGCTGACATTCCTTTAGAGACGTTCAATGCACACAGGAACCACCTCGCTGGATCAACTCTACCTGGAAATCATACCGTACAGATGATGATAGTTACAGCAAAATCGTAAAGCTTGATGGGTTGACTAGCAAGACTATACGTGTAGCTGAAATGTAATGTCTATTTATTTTATAAGTTTTCTAAATCATTATTAATTGttaggataaaaaaatatttttacacaaaattggaCATCTTGACAGCAGATGTTTACCACTAGAGTAAAATCTTACTGTGTTATTAATTACATAACccaataaaatatttatagatgGTTAAACAATCAGGCAATTTTAGTGTTTCTGTCAATAGTAAAGCACAGCCAGGAGGGTACATTATagcttaaaaatattaaacaaagtcAACTTTAGATAGAGAGATGGACATACTTAAATACGCTGGTGTTGATATGttcaagtgtttatttatttggccTTCCCATATTTCATCATGATGGTAACTGAACAGCTAATAATTAAAATACAACAGCTACACTTCGAAAGAGTATTGTGGCTTTTCAGAACTGCAGTTTCCAAACATTCCAAAAATATAACTAAACGTTTTTGTTTCAATGAGCTAAAAAAGTTTGTATTTGGAAGAGACTAAAATTAAAAGAGGAGCAATTGAAACAGTATATCTAAATCCTACTTTACCATTCCACAGAGTGTGAAATTAAATAACCATATCACTTCTTGGGCTTGTGATTTCAGATTTGTCTATCTTCTTGATATCTCAAAGACACATTCATTTAAAATCACTGTCCATTCCCCCACAACTTAATATATAGAAAGGTTAAAAATACATCCCCTGCTCATGCATACATGAATTATGTAAATGATTGAACAAAACCATTATAAATTAACTTATCAAATGTATGTCTGACAAGCAATTTAGTGATGACTGATGAGATTATTGgccaataaaagaaaattacatgtaaattgtttgtttgtggatcacaataaatacaatatatttattatttatatattcacaGTTTTATGTGTGTGATAAGAGTATGTACTTTCAAATGTTTACTGTTCACACATTTTTTGTgctgcttccatttatttatattttttatttattcaaaaaatAACCACTAAAAATAGTCAAATAAACAGTCAGTAAAACGTctcagtgttcagtgttcagcATTCTTCAGTCCTGGTTTTGGCGTCACACTGCCCAGCACATTTTAGAGGACTGTCTGCTGTAACACACCACTGCATGTCTGAGAGGGCTGGTTAATAAGCTGATTATTTGAATCAGGTGTTTTGAGAGACGGTAAGGCCTGAGCTGTTTTAAATGATAGTGCTAGCCTGGCTAATGTATCACATCACATTAATGTaatgttagcgttagcattagctactttagAAGAGGAAAAATCAGCCCACATTTGAGCAGTATTATAAGAAAAAGAGAACTTAGATGATATAAAATAAGGCTAACTCCAGGATACCTTTAACCTTGAATTTTTCCATAATGTCACCTGTCAACAACTGATTTttcataaaaatgaaataaattaatctCAAACCTTTACAGTGCTGTAGGTACTTTACCAAAACTTTCCTTTCCTTTTGTGTACACAATTAATAATACATACAAAACTATATGCTTTTAAAGAATTAATTGAATAATGCAATGAATGCGAAAAAATAAACACTACATAATTGATAAGTACTCACATCAAATGTGAGCTATTGCTGTACTTGTAACATcttgttttatataatataaaatatatatagtataatatatttcCGGATGTCCCCGGAACCTGTTTGTTTTAAACTCAGTTTCCCGTGAGCCGTATTGTGAGGGACTCGACTGGTCAGCTGACTCCtcatgtgacagtgtgtgtgtcgAGGACAGACGGAGCGGAGCTGCTTCTTCTGCAGGGGGAAATATACAGCAGAAAAACAGGAGAAATACAGGTGATATTTAGGAGATACGCGGGAACCGGACCTGTGATTAAAGCGGGGTTCAGTTTGTTTAGAACTGCGGTCGCTGGCGGTATATTTACTGGATATGGTTCAGCCGCTGTTCGCGCTGTGAATCATACTCTCACCGGTAAGTTACAGCTTCCAGTCCGCAGATCAGTTGTAATTCCTGTATTAATCTTAGAGAAACACCTGAACTCACACCGCACTGCGCCGCGAGCTCAGATCTGCTGTAATACCTGTATTAATCTTAGAGAAACACCTGAGCTCAGATAAGCTGTAATTCTTATATTAACTTCGGAAAAACACCTGAACTCACACTGCACAGCGCCGCGAGCTCCCCGGCATGTATCAGTGAGCTCTATCAGCGCTGCGTCTCTCAGTTGCAGGTTAACTGAGTCACCTGACTGTGTTTCAGATGTCAGCAGACCGCCGGCCGGGCCTGCCTGTGTTCACTGTTCTCTCACTGCACTCACCGAGCCTCCACCATGCTGCAGGGCAGGAAAACCCTCATCAACATCTTCATCCTGGGCATCGGCTTTATGCTGATGTTCACAGCCTTTCAGACCTGCGGCAACATAGAAGTGAGAAACAGTttcttttaaaagttactttaaacGTGTTTTGGTTTTAATTTACCTCCAAGTCTGTGTGTATACATGacattcttttaaattaaaaacgtTTGCTCAAATGTTAAACATTGATTGTGACAAACTATTATCTGTATATAAAGTGACCATAGAACATGcgtaaaaaaaaccccaaaataaTTCAGAAGGAAAATGTTTATAATAGTTCATGTAAGTTCTTAATCCGTACAAGTTTTGTGACATTGTTTTCCACTTCAAATGGAGAATGATTCATAAAATCCCCACATTTATAACAGCACAACT
The sequence above is drawn from the Astyanax mexicanus isolate ESR-SI-001 chromosome 19, AstMex3_surface, whole genome shotgun sequence genome and encodes:
- the mettl23 gene encoding methyltransferase-like protein 23; its protein translation is MNETISQCFVQKIFTFESPDGALTVSIPEVLDPQYGMYVWPCAVVLAQYVWTAREKLQNKAVLELGAGVSLPGVVAAKCGARVILSDSAELPLCLNNCKRSCKVNNLAGVPVVGLTWGQVTSELLSLPQVDVILGSDVFYEPEDFEDVLLSVSVLLKRNPGGQFWTTYQERSTDWSIETLLHKWNLQCADIPLETFNAHRNHLAGSTLPGNHTVQMMIVTAKS